TGTGAGGGACAGCGTGGTACACCCGAAtgtctcttcttttcaaATGCCGTCCCAGACGTGGAGAGGCCCAGGTTGACGAAGCGGCGTCCCAGCTATTCTCTGTAAACAAAATTTCGGGCATTGGGACATCTGGAGAAGAAATAAATGTTTTCGCAGCATCATTGGATTTGAGGTAGCAGGAGTATGcagctgtctggtttggtctggtctgtgaTTATTACAAGGTGCGAAGTTACTATGGCATTTTGACAGGCGCTCGGGTTGCTCCTTCCACATCCACTCACACCAGCATCTCGTAGCGTCTTGGCTGATCAAGGTAGGAGCTGGACAGTCAGTGTTGAAATTCGATCGACACCTTTCCCGCAGACATCAGACTTCTCGATTCATCGaactgcaccagacattaGGTGTCGTCGACCAATTCTTTCTCCCTGCATACAAAAATTTCTACGCGAGGCTGTACGTGCTTTCAATTTCTTCGAGTCGCATCATGACTGCTATTGCCGAAATGTCGCTATTGCATCTTGCTGAATCTATCTCGTTGCGAGGTTTTGCACCCTTACCTGGTCAACAGAATAGTCAAAATCAGAACTGCTTGCAATCAAGTATCCCTAATACCGATAACCGAGCATCTCGTCTCACACATCACTCAGCCACATCTTGATATGGCGATGAGGCGGTCCGTCCCTTCATGTTACCTTGGTGGTCCTACAAGCTTTCTACTAACAGACACGCTGAGCATGCCTGATATCCAGCAGAGCTGGCGCTGATGATGGTATCAAAATCCTTCATGCAATGCCTCACTACAAGATATGACAGCCATGTCATGCTGCTGAGAAGTTATCCGCACACGCCAAACAGCTTTTTCGGTATACGCGAACTACTTCAACACTACACCGGGTCTTGTTGGCAAGACAATTCAGCGAATTCCAGGCCGCTTTGCACACCAAGATTCTACAGAAATGGCATGGACTTGCATGCGGAGTCGATTATTGTAGAGAAGCAACTGGGCTCCTACCCCGTCGCCAGGGCGATTTGGGCTCTCGTTATCGCCGCACGTGCTTGGTTGGTACCAGTTTGCAGCAAACCGATCCATGTCCTTCGTTGCTGGTCTGATGCTCTCCTTTCATTTCCCTGGAAGACTACATTAAGGTCAAGGTCAGTCATAccatccttcatcatctcacCCCCGAGAGCAGCTCGGCCGCTGCAACTGAGTATGCGCGCGGAATTGCATCATCAACGTACTCTTGCAACATGGTGTTGGGAGCGCCAATATACTCACTGATGGCTACCGTACGTCGAACCTTCAACCGCAAGTCTGGAAGCTAAATGAAACGAATCTCATTATCATCGCTCACAGAGACGCCCCTGGCGCATGCATGCCGCGGACCTCTAGGATCAACCTTTTGGCTGTGGATAGCGGcccaggtctggtgtggGAGCTACATTTGTCCACGTAGCCGGCACTCTGCATTGGCAATCGGCAAATATTGTTTATCAAACAGCACAAGGATGGCAGTCATGGTCCAAGTTGAGTATGCAAATGCGTACTTTACTGGCTCAATACCAACTCAAGGCAACAATATTACCCCATGCCCGGGCTTCTTTTCAATGAGGACCCGACAATGGGAGGGCAAATGGCTCCGAGTGCCGACATCATCGTGCTAGCAAGAAGATGCCGTGCCATGATCTCAAACGAGAATTCCATGGACGGGAGCCAGAAGGGAGCCAGACTTTACTGCCGTCGCAAATTCCCTAGTGAGCAAACTTGGCGGTGCCATTCATTGTTCCCATGCATATTACCAATGACTACTGAGCTTGAGGTTCATCTCGCTTTGAAGGCGGTGTGGTTTCATCTTGGAGAAAAGTTTTGCTACAAGGCTGCATGATAGGTACCACGGGAAGGTTTCTCTGATTAGTAGCACTTTGGTGCACGGCGCTGGAAACAGTTTGATATTTGCCAAAACTTCCTGGTCACCACATGCACACGCCGGTTGGTTATCAGCATTCTTCGAGCATCCACTCCCAGACATTCGGTAAtgtttctctcttcttttctcttcatTAGGAACGCTTGTTCTCTCTTGCCTCACCGAGCAACAGTCACGACTCGCCGCAAGCCGCATTCCACCTTCCAAGCGGCTGATTAGACTTGAACTAGATCATCCCTACCGCAAACGTCGGAAGATCTCCCCGAAATTTGGGTCAATCTGTCAAAGCAGCTCTTCCGGTCCACGAGGGTGTACGACAAGCTGAAAATTGGCAATGGAAGTGATCAAAGCTTCTATGATCATTCCAAAAGGGGAGAGGGGCGTGAGCACAGCGATGATCGAACAAGTGTTCTAGTATGCGACTCAAACCTCCTTCGTCTCATCGTCCGAATAAGGTCGACGGTCAATGTCTGTATCCAATGCTGCCCAGGAAAGACCAGAAGTATGGGTAACATGTTTGTTCAATCACTATCCAAACGATATACCCACGTTGTGGCAATGACGTCGATCATTGGATGTCCACCCCAGGCGGCTCATTCACGCCTGATGCAGCAACCCAGTCGCTTCTGCGCTGACGACTACATGTACCACGCAATTGAGACATGTGCCTCGGTGCGGTAGAGTAACCCGAGATTTACTTTGTTTTATTCAAATTTTGAGTTTCCTTGCTGGAGTGCTGTCTTGAGAAGAGTTGCTTTCGCGAGCCGAGTGGCGTGTCTTACATGGAATGTCGTACGGGTCAAGTTCTGGAACCGCGAATATGAACCACGAAACAAGAGCCGATTGCAGTCCCATGAAAAAAAGCTGAGAAGAAATGGTACCCTAGACACATCGAGCTGCAAGATACGTTTCTAGCCATTCATTGTCTTTGTGATATCAATGTGCGGAAAAGAGGTGGCCAAGGCAAATCTCAGCAGCTTCACGACCTCCAAAACTGAAGGGCGGCAACCAGGCGGCCGCAATATGGCATAATTTGAGGCCAGTTTGCGAACAAAATTGCCGAACACCCACATCATCGTATCGTCAGCAGCCAGTATCTTCAGCTGTCACTCATTGTGAAGGCAATTGTCACAGGGATCCCTACCCTGGAGCCATACATAAGCCGTTGGGCTTGACGACCGTGAAGGCTAAGTCGCCTTATCTCGAGGCGTAACAACTCCCTGTAACACATCTGCTATCGGACAGCGAGAAATATCGCGCATCAATTATAGTGTTGCACCGTGACATCGTGGCCACTTGTCACTTACTGATGTAGCGACTGCAACCATCCATTCACGATGACCAACAGTGATAAAACTCTCGGCCAGAGCTAGCGAACCTCTGGGAGATAGGAATTCATGCGGGTTGATACACTGAAGTAAGAAGGATAGTTGGTGGCAACTTATCGTACGAATAAAATATGACAAATGCTCCTAGTATGCAGATCCTGCTACATCAAGCGATAGTCATTAACACGCGACAACTACATCACCACAATGAATTGATGAAGTTACGTAACCACGTAAAAATGACTTTTACAAATGATACTATCTTATGTTTGAGAAATTAAACTCAAATGTGTCGCATCCTCGCACGTTCTGATaattggaggcggcggctgACTTGGCTGGGCAATGGAAGTAGGGATAGATGAGATGGGGGATGCATACGATGAGAGGATTAAGATAGGATGTATATATTCACGTTGTGACGGATGTTGTCATCTGCTGGTGGCTCGTAGTGTTCGAATATACTTGTAGATAATGTGAGTGTATTGACAATAAATGAGGTCAGAAACGGTATGATGTAAACGCCAATGCGCAGTACTCTGAAGTCCCTAACCATAGACGCCGTCTTTAATCGCAACTTTCCGTCCCAGATTATTAGCCTGTCTCATCCTGAGCCACTTTCCGCGCCCGATCCAGTTCTGCATCAACGTTCCACGGATCCCAAAAGTCTCCCATTTCGCGAACCATGTCTTCTACAATGTCCATTGGCTCTTCCGAAGCTCGACTTAGCACTGAATCTGGACACTCCATTGTCTCTGCTTCCTTGGACTCTGATTCCTGGTCTGTGGCATCTGCTGCCATGAAGGTTTCCGCCATGGCGAACGGGTTAGgactttgctgctgttgcgaTTCCGTTGGGATAAGATTGTCCCGCTGATGGGTGTTGCGATTTGCCACTGCTTCGAAGTGTTTCGCGAACTTGGTGTCGGGGTCGGCTCGAAGGTCACTAATCGGCGTTtctggtggaggagagctCCGCCTCCGCGGGCGAAGTTGTGTTGAGGATAGGATATCCTCCTGGGATGATGTTCCCTCTGCTTGCACAAGCGAATCCGCCCAGGAGACACGCCGGTCTGGGCGTTTATGGGCGAATCGAGTCGCCATAGCTGATCGAAGGGCTCGGGCTCCTCGGCGATTTCCTAAGCAGGGTcttgaggatgagagtgCTATCGTACCTTTTCGGCTCCGGTCCGGTGATGGTGATATGAATGACGAGAATGACTTGACGCAGAATTGTGGTTCTGGCGTCGTTGGTCGGGTTATTGAAGGGTTTGCACTTAGTCTTTGTTCGACGTTCTCTTTTGAGCCTGCGTTTGGAACAAACGACGCAACAGGCGATGTGTTCTTCGCCCACGGGCTTTGAATCTGCGAAGTGAACACAGAAGCGCCATTGTTAAAATCTCCAATGTGAAGAGACTTTGCTTCGGACAGGTTGGGTGGTAAAATGCCTAAGGGTGACCTGGACAGCACAGCGTGCTCTGTTTTGACCCAGGGGCTTTGTTGGGAATCAGAGACTCGAGGAATATCTTTCATTGTGGCGATAACGGGGCTCGTTGTTTCGTTTTTGCTTGCTGACGTTGTATTGGCACCTTGAATGGACTCGATTAACTGCCCTGAATCGGGTATTTCACAACTAGATTGACTTCGAAGCCCGTCATGACGCTCGATTTCATTCTTGGGGACTACCTCGCTGTCTTGATGTATAACGGCATCGTTCTCCTTTGGGGTGGCATTACGATCGCTTGTAATTGTGTCCGCCTGTTGGTCCTGGTTCTCGCCATCATTCATGCGCGGTTTAGGCGACTTTGTTGACGGGCATGGAGAAGCTGAGGCTGTTAGGTGTGCGAGTTTGGACCAGGGGCTTGAAGGGACGAAGCGATTGAAAATGCCTTTGAAGCTGAACTGGGATGTTTCCTTGGTAGGCCGACCGTGTGTAGGAGTCGCAGGAGTGGAATGATTGTTGGATTTCGAGCCTGCTTCCACATTGTCGTCGGCCATAGCTGTCTTGGAATCAACCAGGGCGGCATTGACAGATGTGCCCTCATGATTGGCATGCTTTGCGGAGCTTGCTTCATTGCCATCTACAGAAAGAAGATTTTGGGCTGAAGCAGTCGACTCTCCTGAATCGTCACCGGCTTCCATATCTGAGTCAAGCTCGTTGTTATCATCCGCAGTAgactcatcatcaccttTTATACTCTGATTCCCAGATTCTGTGATTTCGAGCGGAACACCTTGGACTTGTCTCACTCCGATTGTATCGGACGTGCGGTTACCAACAGAGTGACCCTTCGGTAGTCCCTGTGAACCGTCGTCCTCTTCATTCAATGTGGTTTCCGGTACAGATTGTGCAGGAGAGCCGATGTCGGTTATACTCacaacatcctcatcctcatcggcatcgtcgtctcCGTCGTATTGTCCGTTGTCGTTGGTCTCTGGTGGCCCAGCTTCTGCTTGTAGTGACTCATCCTTGCTTGGGATATCCTGAACTTCAACGTAGCGTAAGCGGGATGGAGTAGTCTGAGTTCCCACAGACGATGTAATGTAATTGGGAGGCTGAGTTGTCGTCATGGACGATGACAAAACTGGGGCGTTCCGTAACGACACAGGGGATGATAGTgttgcagcag
The genomic region above belongs to Pochonia chlamydosporia 170 chromosome 2, whole genome shotgun sequence and contains:
- a CDS encoding protamine P1 (similar to Metarhizium robertsii ARSEF 23 XP_007824781.1); its protein translation is MATGRGMSTETKETETWGDDIIYSESICQPEDVFYEGSENDDYDNEATRRRRYEEAGQRFLDGTIPVLVSASLRGPFDSRSGFANPWASNRRKTTSRLSTEPAKAIKRNVQRESRTSSHSKVAQKPTLHARTTDCHLPSPESLKQAPYTQQHPYLEADELDKVNKWREKVDPLSNKGDFWGSDRTDNATSLKRRRAAGSEWLKKVSAKRQRSSITQQPSLYHGSVDIDVDELMADTPSSSLEKAAPVNSPSNRRSPRNTLRKATRANQAESDDELSPNKAAAAATLSSPVSLRNAPVLSSSMTTTQPPNYITSSVGTQTTPSRLRYVEVQDIPSKDESLQAEAGPPETNDNGQYDGDDDADEDEDVVSITDIGSPAQSVPETTLNEEDDGSQGLPKGHSVGNRTSDTIGVRQVQGVPLEITESGNQSIKGDDESTADDNNELDSDMEAGDDSGESTASAQNLLSVDGNEASSAKHANHEGTSVNAALVDSKTAMADDNVEAGSKSNNHSTPATPTHGRPTKETSQFSFKGIFNRFVPSSPWSKLAHLTASASPCPSTKSPKPRMNDGENQDQQADTITSDRNATPKENDAVIHQDSEVVPKNEIERHDGLRSQSSCEIPDSGQLIESIQGANTTSASKNETTSPVIATMKDIPRVSDSQQSPWVKTEHAVLSRSPLGILPPNLSEAKSLHIGDFNNGASVFTSQIQSPWAKNTSPVASFVPNAGSKENVEQRLSANPSITRPTTPEPQFCVKSFSSFISPSPDRSRKGTIALSSSRPCLGNRRGARALRSAMATRFAHKRPDRRVSWADSLVQAEGTSSQEDILSSTQLRPRRRSSPPPETPISDLRADPDTKFAKHFEAVANRNTHQRDNLIPTESQQQQSPNPFAMAETFMAADATDQESESKEAETMECPDSVLSRASEEPMDIVEDMVREMGDFWDPWNVDAELDRARKVAQDETG